The proteins below come from a single Erysipelothrix piscisicarius genomic window:
- the sufU gene encoding Fe-S cluster assembly sulfur transfer protein SufU, producing the protein MNYFEDPRFLRQLIMDHYENPRNKRTDEAYTKKRVSTDSCIDDLTIQASIKNGVIEDVCFDGQACTIATSAASIMTELVKGKTLEEAEKIIAEYNRMIHLESFDEELLQEAVAFKNVGRQANRITCATLGWRGLTDIIEESRDKDE; encoded by the coding sequence ATGAATTATTTTGAAGATCCCCGTTTTCTTCGACAACTAATTATGGATCATTATGAAAATCCACGAAATAAGCGGACCGACGAAGCATATACAAAAAAACGTGTCAGTACGGATTCCTGTATTGATGATTTAACCATTCAAGCATCCATTAAAAATGGCGTTATTGAAGATGTTTGTTTTGATGGTCAAGCGTGTACAATTGCGACTTCCGCTGCCTCAATTATGACCGAGCTTGTGAAAGGGAAGACTTTAGAAGAAGCCGAAAAGATTATTGCTGAATATAATCGAATGATTCATCTGGAATCTTTTGATGAGGAGCTTCTTCAAGAAGCGGTTGCGTTTAAAAATGTTGGGCGACAAGCGAATCGGATTACGTGCGCAACGTTAGGGTGGCGTGGTTTGACGGATATTATTGAAGAAAGTAGGGATAAAGATGAGTGA
- a CDS encoding aminotransferase class V-fold PLP-dependent enzyme has protein sequence MDSIKKDFPFFKHHPDVSYLDNAATALKPQCVIDAVVDYYERLSSNIHRGDYDTSLETSDLYEAVRKKTADFIQTTPESLIFTSGASESLNLVASGYAKYYLKKDDVVLLNQAEHASNILPWYAMAEEIGFKVEFVPLDDAGHITLEMLSSAFHDKVKLVSMAHVSNVLGYVNDIKSFAKYAHDHGALFCLDAAQSIGHMPIDVKDLDVDFMAFSAHKMLGPTGVGVLYVKPEIQTKMYPISHGGGSNIRFDACGIVELKSGPAKFEAGTPNIEGVLGFGAALDYLTQFGMKRIHAIILPLHQRALDALNAMDHITVYNQHADMGLITFSVKGIFAQDVAAYLNREGISVRSGEHCAKLINGALNMEKSVRISFYFYNNDADVTKLIKALETITLEKCIDLYL, from the coding sequence ATGGATTCAATAAAAAAAGATTTTCCTTTTTTTAAGCACCATCCAGATGTTAGTTATCTTGATAATGCCGCTACAGCTTTAAAACCTCAATGTGTTATTGATGCTGTTGTTGATTATTATGAACGTCTAAGTTCCAATATTCATCGCGGAGATTATGATACATCCCTTGAAACCAGTGATTTATATGAAGCCGTTCGAAAGAAAACAGCGGATTTTATTCAAACAACACCGGAGTCTCTTATTTTTACTTCGGGAGCGAGTGAATCTTTAAACCTTGTTGCAAGTGGGTATGCTAAATATTATCTCAAAAAAGATGACGTGGTGCTGTTAAATCAAGCAGAACACGCATCCAATATTCTTCCTTGGTATGCAATGGCGGAAGAAATTGGTTTTAAAGTTGAATTTGTTCCCCTGGATGATGCGGGTCATATTACACTTGAAATGCTTTCGAGTGCATTTCACGATAAGGTAAAACTGGTATCGATGGCTCATGTATCCAATGTTTTGGGATATGTTAATGATATTAAATCATTCGCAAAGTATGCACATGACCATGGCGCGTTATTTTGTCTTGATGCAGCTCAATCAATCGGACATATGCCAATTGATGTCAAAGACTTAGATGTTGATTTTATGGCGTTTTCTGCGCATAAAATGCTGGGGCCTACAGGTGTAGGGGTTCTTTATGTCAAACCCGAAATACAAACGAAAATGTATCCCATCTCCCATGGAGGCGGCAGTAATATTCGTTTTGATGCCTGTGGCATCGTGGAATTAAAATCTGGACCTGCGAAATTTGAAGCAGGTACACCGAATATTGAGGGCGTGCTTGGTTTTGGCGCAGCACTTGATTATTTAACTCAATTTGGTATGAAGCGCATTCACGCAATTATCTTGCCACTTCATCAACGTGCATTGGATGCATTGAATGCGATGGATCATATAACGGTTTATAATCAACATGCGGATATGGGGCTTATTACATTTAGTGTGAAGGGAATTTTTGCTCAGGATGTTGCAGCATATCTCAATCGTGAGGGTATTAGCGTTCGATCGGGTGAGCATTGTGCAAAACTTATTAATGGGGCATTAAATATGGAAAAAAGTGTTCGTATTTCATTCTATTTTTATAATAATGATGCGGATGTTACGAAATTGATAAAAGCGTTAGAGACGATTACGTTGGAAAAATGTATCGACCTCTATCTATAG
- a CDS encoding SufB/SufD family protein, translating into MNSIVLDIQGEEKVSITIPKRATGTLYIIAKGQGSLDLTLHVSEQANFKYLWINQSDEALEVNEHIKLYEHAHLIANYGEMSQGNHQKYTHIEYLGLGSHCEFKGAVIAFNKLKWTVKADHQARKSYAMVECNAIVLNKGSLNLEVIGSIAKGNSGAETHQMSRIMNLGEDVHGVVYPMLLIDENDVAASHAASVGQPNEEHIYYLQSRGLTREDALRLIIMGYLMPIVDAIDDETIQTQLKEEITEKVNTQWIQ; encoded by the coding sequence ATGAATTCAATCGTACTTGATATTCAAGGTGAAGAAAAAGTATCCATTACGATTCCTAAACGTGCAACGGGTACCCTCTATATTATTGCGAAAGGTCAAGGGTCTCTTGATCTAACACTTCATGTATCAGAACAGGCGAATTTTAAATATTTGTGGATCAATCAAAGTGATGAAGCTTTGGAAGTGAATGAGCACATTAAATTGTATGAACACGCGCACTTAATCGCAAACTATGGTGAGATGAGTCAAGGAAACCATCAAAAATATACCCATATTGAGTACCTTGGTTTGGGAAGTCATTGTGAATTTAAAGGCGCAGTGATTGCTTTTAATAAACTAAAATGGACGGTAAAGGCAGATCATCAAGCCCGTAAAAGTTATGCAATGGTTGAGTGTAATGCGATTGTCCTTAATAAAGGAAGTCTAAATCTAGAAGTAATAGGAAGTATTGCTAAAGGAAATTCAGGAGCTGAAACCCATCAAATGAGTCGCATTATGAATTTAGGTGAAGATGTTCATGGTGTAGTGTATCCGATGCTTCTTATCGATGAAAATGATGTAGCAGCATCACATGCGGCTTCTGTGGGCCAACCGAATGAAGAGCACATCTACTATCTTCAATCCCGTGGTTTAACACGTGAGGATGCCTTGCGTCTTATTATAATGGGTTATCTCATGCCAATTGTAGATGCAATTGATGATGAAACGATTCAAACACAGTTAAAAGAAGAAATTACAGAGAAGGTGAATACACAATGGATTCAATAA
- the sufC gene encoding Fe-S cluster assembly ATPase SufC, with protein sequence MAQLRIENLHVAIEGKEILKGVNLVINENEIHAIMGPNGNGKSTLLSAIMGHPRYEITEGSVYVDDINVLELEVDERSKLGLFLGMQYPQEVSGVTNSDFLKSALNARRETPIGLFEFVKSMEGSIERLKMKEDLAHRFLNEGFSGGEKKRNEILQMIMLEPRFAMLDEIDSGLDIDALELVAKVLKQEQDKQKMGLIIVSHYERFFELIQPTHTHIMIDGRIVLSSDETLVSKIDREGYDWIEETLEKEKVTKRPSVLGTCAVREAMGDK encoded by the coding sequence ATGGCACAATTAAGAATTGAAAATTTACATGTAGCAATTGAAGGAAAAGAAATACTCAAGGGTGTCAATCTTGTGATTAATGAGAATGAAATCCATGCAATCATGGGTCCCAATGGGAATGGGAAATCAACACTTCTTTCTGCTATAATGGGTCATCCGCGTTACGAGATTACGGAAGGATCTGTTTATGTAGATGATATCAATGTTCTTGAACTTGAAGTGGATGAGCGCAGTAAACTCGGATTGTTTTTAGGAATGCAATATCCACAAGAAGTCTCTGGAGTAACAAATTCTGATTTTTTAAAGTCCGCTTTAAATGCGCGTCGTGAAACACCAATCGGTTTATTTGAATTTGTGAAGTCCATGGAAGGCAGCATTGAACGTCTTAAAATGAAAGAAGATCTTGCACATCGCTTCCTAAACGAAGGATTTAGTGGTGGTGAGAAAAAGCGAAATGAAATCTTGCAGATGATTATGTTAGAACCACGGTTTGCGATGTTGGATGAAATTGATTCGGGACTTGATATTGATGCACTCGAACTGGTTGCTAAGGTATTAAAACAGGAACAAGATAAACAAAAAATGGGATTAATTATTGTAAGTCATTATGAACGGTTCTTTGAGCTTATTCAACCAACTCATACACACATCATGATTGATGGTCGTATTGTATTAAGTTCGGATGAAACACTTGTAAGTAAAATTGATCGCGAAGGTTACGATTGGATTGAAGAAACGCTTGAAAAAGAGAAAGTGACAAAACGTCCAAGTGTCCTTGGAACATGTGCGGTGCGTGAAGCAATGGGTGATAAATAA
- a CDS encoding peptidylprolyl isomerase, which yields MIDNLKKYWFVVVIGLVLIVGIGYFTKEQMNAVLSGKKVDGKDVIYEVAGSDYTADAYYNELLESKGTAEIYKLFERAVLDSMETTEDIVKKSKEEAETVKTNVSAQNGAAGLEQLDKALVSLGYKGVDEMNKFYENSNKLDVILGDYLEANYDQYVKAFIEENQPRVVSHILVKMDDSKNPTAEETAKMEKIDAALKEGKSFSDVAMEFSDDGTAQNGGLLGYMDKTSSLVPEFIEGATSIKKGETTGWVTSQYGRHRITVQQDSFEEIKYDKDFLKAISTNNPKIQYQAIWEKAEGLDIKFADDSVKADLMAFMGLGGNQ from the coding sequence ATGATTGACAATTTAAAAAAATATTGGTTTGTCGTCGTTATAGGTTTGGTACTGATTGTCGGTATCGGGTATTTTACTAAGGAACAGATGAACGCTGTTTTGAGCGGTAAAAAAGTAGACGGTAAAGATGTAATATATGAGGTTGCTGGGAGTGATTATACTGCAGATGCATATTATAATGAACTCTTAGAATCGAAAGGAACCGCAGAGATTTATAAATTATTCGAACGCGCTGTTCTTGATTCAATGGAAACAACTGAAGATATCGTTAAGAAATCTAAAGAAGAAGCTGAAACAGTTAAAACTAATGTTTCTGCACAAAATGGTGCAGCAGGGTTAGAACAATTGGATAAAGCCCTTGTTTCATTAGGTTATAAAGGTGTTGATGAAATGAACAAGTTTTATGAAAACTCAAATAAACTTGATGTTATTTTAGGTGATTACCTTGAAGCAAATTACGATCAATATGTGAAAGCATTTATCGAAGAAAATCAACCTCGTGTTGTAAGTCACATCCTTGTCAAGATGGACGATTCAAAAAATCCTACTGCTGAAGAAACAGCAAAAATGGAGAAAATTGATGCAGCTTTAAAAGAGGGTAAATCTTTTAGTGATGTTGCTATGGAATTTTCCGATGATGGAACAGCCCAAAATGGCGGTTTACTCGGATATATGGATAAAACATCAAGTTTAGTTCCTGAATTTATTGAAGGAGCTACAAGTATCAAGAAGGGTGAAACAACTGGGTGGGTTACTTCACAATACGGTCGTCATCGCATTACAGTTCAACAAGACTCTTTCGAAGAAATCAAATACGATAAAGATTTCTTAAAAGCAATATCAACAAATAATCCTAAAATCCAATATCAAGCAATCTGGGAAAAAGCAGAAGGCTTAGATATTAAGTTTGCGGATGATTCTGTCAAAGCAGATTTAATGGCATTTATGGGTCTAGGAGGAAATCAATAA
- a CDS encoding foldase protein PrsA has protein sequence MKKLLVSLLALLMLAGCSDARAMISTDEEIFSVGSEKITSKRLFDVMKLSDGGMTVVKSAQNKITENVADADVKAEADKRLEEIKEVFGDQLEERLKQSGYESVDAFMAQTVYPELKMTHLLKEKMVADFEALTTENAPRKARILQLENQEKADEALEKIKGGENFDDVAKDYKVTGSSYDGSAKVHLLKSVQYPQEVADALKNATEPTLSGVLSDSSDDSKYIVQIIEIDANRYQDETIEAFVGSKDIVNQYLSQLFVDNGFKIYDKDVYDAVAEKFPQYLNIQKDKDAK, from the coding sequence ATGAAAAAACTTCTAGTTTCACTCCTCGCACTGCTGATGCTTGCGGGATGCAGTGATGCACGTGCAATGATTTCCACAGATGAAGAGATATTCTCTGTCGGAAGTGAAAAAATTACATCAAAACGTCTTTTTGATGTTATGAAACTCAGTGATGGTGGAATGACTGTTGTTAAGTCAGCACAAAATAAAATTACTGAAAATGTTGCGGATGCAGATGTAAAAGCAGAAGCAGATAAACGTCTTGAAGAGATCAAAGAAGTTTTTGGTGATCAACTTGAAGAACGTTTAAAACAAAGCGGTTATGAAAGTGTTGATGCTTTCATGGCACAAACTGTTTATCCTGAGCTTAAAATGACACATCTTCTTAAAGAAAAAATGGTTGCAGATTTTGAAGCATTAACGACAGAAAACGCACCCCGCAAAGCGCGCATTCTTCAATTAGAGAATCAAGAAAAAGCGGACGAAGCTCTTGAGAAAATTAAGGGCGGAGAAAACTTCGATGATGTCGCAAAAGATTACAAAGTTACGGGTTCTTCATATGATGGAAGTGCTAAAGTACACCTCTTGAAATCTGTGCAATATCCTCAAGAAGTTGCGGATGCACTTAAAAATGCAACTGAGCCTACATTATCTGGTGTTCTCAGTGATTCAAGTGATGACAGTAAATATATTGTTCAAATTATTGAAATCGATGCCAATCGATATCAAGATGAAACCATTGAAGCATTTGTAGGATCCAAAGATATCGTTAATCAATATCTTTCGCAACTCTTTGTGGATAATGGATTTAAAATCTATGACAAAGATGTTTATGATGCGGTAGCTGAAAAGTTCCCACAATACTTAAACATTCAAAAAGACAAAGACGCTAAATAA
- a CDS encoding HIT family protein: MTLFEKIINREIPAKIIWEDDDVIAFLDISQATKGHTLVVPKVATESVLTATPEVVSKVNCTAQMLAINLMKTFGASGVNILTNANEVSGQTVPHYHVHVIPRYDVEELKFVPVPNHHDLDEVFKIYQDYQNSQ, from the coding sequence ATGACACTTTTTGAAAAAATTATTAACCGAGAAATCCCCGCAAAAATAATATGGGAGGACGATGATGTCATCGCATTTCTAGACATATCACAGGCGACTAAAGGCCATACCTTAGTTGTACCAAAGGTTGCGACAGAATCTGTACTCACCGCGACACCAGAGGTCGTCTCAAAGGTCAATTGCACGGCACAAATGCTTGCAATAAACCTCATGAAAACCTTTGGCGCATCCGGTGTTAATATTTTGACGAACGCCAATGAAGTAAGTGGACAAACCGTCCCTCATTACCATGTTCATGTTATTCCACGCTATGACGTAGAGGAATTAAAATTTGTACCTGTACCCAATCATCATGACCTTGATGAAGTTTTCAAAATCTATCAAGATTACCAAAATAGTCAATAG
- a CDS encoding LLM class flavin-dependent oxidoreductase, whose protein sequence is MKIELGISTFGETTPLEHTGVAPAHDERIRQLVKEIELADRVGLDIYGIGEHHRSDFAVSAPEIVLAAGAVNTNHIRLSSAVTVLSSIDPVRAYQQYATIDALSNGRAEMMVGRGSFTESFPLLGYDLKNYEALFTEKLQMLRTIVENETVTWEGHHTQSLDHTGIYPRYVQKNLPILVATGGKCRVNCEYSATRLTHHLRDNRWKPFTL, encoded by the coding sequence ATGAAAATAGAATTAGGTATCAGTACTTTTGGAGAAACAACACCTCTCGAACATACGGGCGTTGCCCCTGCTCACGATGAACGCATTCGTCAGCTTGTTAAGGAAATTGAATTAGCCGACCGTGTCGGACTCGATATTTATGGCATTGGCGAACATCATCGCTCTGATTTCGCAGTTTCAGCCCCTGAGATTGTTCTGGCTGCAGGAGCCGTCAATACGAATCACATTCGTTTAAGTTCAGCCGTTACCGTCCTCTCTTCAATTGATCCTGTACGTGCGTATCAACAGTACGCAACCATCGATGCGCTATCTAACGGACGTGCCGAGATGATGGTAGGACGAGGTTCATTTACAGAATCATTCCCACTGTTGGGCTATGATTTAAAGAACTATGAGGCCCTCTTTACTGAAAAATTGCAGATGCTTCGTACCATCGTCGAAAACGAAACCGTTACCTGGGAAGGTCACCATACCCAATCCCTTGATCATACAGGTATTTACCCCCGTTATGTCCAAAAAAACCTTCCTATTTTGGTCGCAACAGGGGGGAAATGTAGAGTCAACTGTGAATATAGCGCGACAAGGCTTACCCATCACCTACGCGATAATCGGTGGAAACCCTTTACGCTTTAA
- a CDS encoding LLM class flavin-dependent oxidoreductase has protein sequence MGYPKDQLQVAAHSWGFIADTSEEAKDNYFYPTKLLIEAIAKDRSNWVQTYRREDFDVATGPGGAMFVGSPEDVTPKLIKMIEELGLNRFMLHLPIGSMEHEDVLHAIELFGTRVAPAVRDYFKDK, from the coding sequence ATGGGATACCCGAAAGACCAGCTTCAAGTTGCCGCACATTCTTGGGGATTTATAGCGGATACATCGGAAGAAGCCAAAGATAACTATTTCTACCCCACGAAATTATTGATTGAAGCAATTGCGAAAGATCGCTCGAATTGGGTTCAAACCTATCGTCGTGAAGATTTTGACGTTGCGACAGGACCGGGTGGTGCGATGTTTGTAGGTAGTCCGGAAGACGTGACACCCAAACTCATCAAGATGATTGAAGAGCTTGGACTCAATCGATTCATGCTCCATCTACCTATTGGGTCAATGGAACATGAAGATGTTCTGCATGCTATTGAATTGTTTGGAACACGTGTCGCCCCTGCTGTACGCGATTATTTTAAAGATAAATAA
- the pnp gene encoding polyribonucleotide nucleotidyltransferase, with product MNKRVFELDFCGKSLKVETGELAKQAGGSVLVRYEDTAVLSAATASKKAKDIDFFPLTVTYEEKLYSVGKIPGGFLRREGRPSEYATLTSRLIDRTIRPLFAEGFRNEVQVVNTVLSVDQDSAPDMAAMFGASLSLMVSDIPFEGPIAGVTVGYIDETFVINPTLEEQAKSKMHLIVAGTKDAINMVEAGAEEVSEELMLEAMLFGHEWIKRLCAFQIEIAQEVAKEKMEVTLYEVPTEIVDEVEALVGKDLRAAVAIHEKLKRYGTIDELEEKAVLHFEAKTYETESEKNKTIKYVKEVTHGMVADEVLRLISIEKIRPDGRGVDEVRPLNVQIDLLSRVHGSGLFTRGETQVLSVCTLGAMADTQIIDDLSDVDSKRFLHHYNFPPYSVGETGRMGAPGRREIGHGALGERALSYVIPSEEEFPYTIRLVAEVLESNGSSSQASICAGSLALMAAGVPVKAAVSGIAMGLVQYGEDYTILTDIQGMEDHFGDMDFKVAGTKQGITALQMDIKIKGLSEDILREALAQAKKGRAEMMAAMDDVISEPRTFVGEYAPKIAQMNIKPDKIRDVIGAGGKIINQIIEECNDVKIDIEDDGRVVIYHTDQASIDKAKSMIKNIVRVAEVGEIYDAKVVRIEKFGAFVNLFPGTDALLHVSKMDHSRVEKPEDIVKLGDIVKVKVMEIDEKGRVNVSRKALLPKPEVKKEDVKPAE from the coding sequence ATGAACAAGAGAGTATTTGAACTAGATTTTTGTGGAAAAAGTCTAAAAGTTGAAACGGGAGAATTAGCAAAACAGGCTGGTGGGTCTGTTTTAGTGCGTTATGAAGATACTGCAGTATTATCCGCTGCAACTGCAAGCAAGAAAGCGAAAGACATCGATTTCTTCCCACTTACAGTTACATATGAAGAAAAATTATATTCAGTTGGGAAGATTCCAGGTGGGTTTTTACGTCGTGAAGGACGTCCAAGTGAATATGCAACACTAACATCACGCTTAATTGATCGTACAATTCGTCCATTGTTTGCGGAAGGGTTCCGTAATGAAGTACAAGTTGTTAATACAGTTTTATCTGTTGATCAAGACAGTGCACCTGATATGGCAGCAATGTTTGGGGCATCTTTATCCTTGATGGTTTCGGATATTCCTTTTGAAGGACCGATTGCAGGGGTTACTGTTGGTTATATTGACGAAACGTTTGTTATAAATCCAACCCTTGAAGAGCAAGCAAAATCAAAAATGCATTTGATTGTTGCGGGTACAAAAGATGCAATCAATATGGTTGAAGCTGGCGCTGAGGAAGTTTCTGAAGAACTAATGCTTGAAGCGATGTTATTTGGTCATGAATGGATCAAACGTCTTTGTGCTTTCCAAATTGAAATCGCACAAGAAGTTGCGAAAGAAAAGATGGAAGTTACACTCTATGAAGTTCCAACAGAAATTGTTGATGAGGTTGAAGCGCTTGTAGGTAAAGATTTACGTGCAGCCGTTGCGATTCATGAAAAATTAAAACGTTATGGAACGATTGATGAACTTGAAGAAAAAGCGGTTTTACATTTTGAAGCGAAAACCTATGAAACGGAATCTGAAAAAAATAAAACGATAAAATACGTTAAAGAAGTTACGCACGGAATGGTTGCGGATGAAGTTCTTCGCCTTATTTCGATTGAAAAAATTCGTCCTGATGGCCGTGGTGTTGATGAAGTACGTCCATTAAATGTTCAAATTGATTTATTAAGTCGTGTTCACGGTAGTGGACTCTTTACACGTGGTGAAACTCAAGTACTCTCTGTTTGTACCCTAGGTGCAATGGCAGATACTCAAATAATTGATGACTTATCGGATGTGGATTCTAAACGATTCTTACATCACTATAATTTCCCTCCTTACAGTGTTGGTGAAACAGGCCGTATGGGTGCGCCAGGGCGTCGTGAAATTGGCCATGGTGCTTTAGGTGAGCGTGCTCTATCCTATGTTATTCCTTCTGAAGAGGAATTCCCATATACAATTCGTTTAGTAGCGGAAGTTCTTGAGTCAAACGGTTCTTCTTCTCAAGCAAGTATCTGTGCGGGTTCATTAGCGTTAATGGCAGCAGGTGTTCCTGTTAAAGCGGCAGTGAGTGGAATTGCGATGGGTCTTGTTCAATATGGAGAAGATTACACCATCCTAACAGATATTCAAGGAATGGAAGATCACTTTGGAGATATGGACTTTAAAGTTGCTGGAACAAAACAAGGGATTACAGCACTTCAAATGGATATCAAAATTAAAGGGTTATCAGAAGATATTCTTCGTGAAGCATTAGCTCAAGCGAAAAAAGGTCGTGCAGAAATGATGGCTGCAATGGATGACGTGATTTCAGAACCTCGTACCTTTGTGGGTGAATATGCACCTAAAATTGCTCAAATGAACATTAAACCGGATAAAATTCGTGATGTTATTGGAGCAGGTGGTAAAATCATTAATCAAATCATTGAAGAATGTAATGATGTTAAAATTGATATTGAAGATGATGGTCGTGTTGTGATTTACCATACAGATCAAGCTTCAATTGACAAAGCAAAATCGATGATTAAAAATATCGTACGTGTAGCAGAAGTTGGAGAAATCTATGATGCTAAGGTTGTGCGTATTGAAAAATTTGGAGCATTTGTAAATCTATTCCCGGGAACGGATGCACTCTTACACGTTTCAAAAATGGATCATAGTCGTGTTGAAAAACCAGAAGATATCGTTAAATTAGGGGATATCGTTAAAGTTAAGGTTATGGAAATTGATGAAAAGGGCCGTGTAAACGTATCCCGTAAAGCATTATTACCAAAACCGGAAGTCAAAAAAGAAGACGTTAAGCCTGCGGAATAA
- the rpsO gene encoding 30S ribosomal protein S15, producing the protein MLSKSEKQAIMTQYARHEGDTGSAEVQVAVLTAEINLLTEHMKEHKKDFHSNRGLLKKVGRRRNLLTYLRNEDINRYRELITSLGLRK; encoded by the coding sequence ATGTTATCAAAATCAGAAAAACAAGCAATCATGACTCAATATGCACGTCATGAAGGCGATACAGGTTCAGCAGAAGTTCAAGTAGCTGTTCTTACAGCAGAAATTAACTTGCTTACAGAACATATGAAAGAACATAAAAAAGATTTCCACTCAAACCGTGGACTTCTAAAAAAAGTTGGACGTCGTCGTAATTTATTAACTTACCTACGTAACGAAGACATTAACCGTTACCGTGAATTAATCACAAGCCTAGGATTAAGAAAATAA
- a CDS encoding NAD(P)-dependent oxidoreductase yields the protein MKKVAWIGTGVMGKPMALHLAQAGYAVSVYNRTFSKAKAMEPSVTACQTIEAVVQDADVVFAIVGYPNDVKNVFEEVMKHAKPGCLLVDMTTSSPSLAKSLADDAEKHGYRMLDAPVTGGDLGAINATLSIMVGGDHADFESVLPLLKVMGKTINYMGTHGNGQHAKLANQTAIAGALAGTAEALHYAHHHQIDMTTMLNVITGGSAASWQAANNGPKMISKDFEPGFYLKHFLKDLKLVMDEKDDLYLPIVESVCKIYQTLSEHGYDEMGTQAIIDYYINQLS from the coding sequence ATGAAAAAAGTTGCATGGATTGGTACAGGTGTTATGGGGAAACCCATGGCGTTACATTTAGCACAAGCAGGTTATGCTGTCTCAGTATATAATCGCACATTCTCAAAAGCAAAAGCGATGGAACCATCAGTCACGGCTTGTCAAACCATTGAAGCAGTCGTACAGGATGCGGATGTTGTCTTTGCGATTGTAGGGTATCCAAATGATGTTAAGAATGTTTTCGAAGAGGTCATGAAGCATGCGAAACCAGGTTGTCTTTTGGTAGATATGACAACATCTTCTCCATCACTTGCGAAATCCTTGGCGGATGATGCAGAAAAACATGGATATAGAATGCTTGATGCCCCTGTGACCGGTGGAGACTTAGGCGCAATCAATGCGACCCTCTCAATTATGGTGGGCGGCGATCACGCCGATTTTGAGTCCGTACTGCCTCTGTTGAAGGTTATGGGTAAAACAATTAATTATATGGGTACGCATGGTAATGGACAACATGCTAAATTAGCGAATCAAACAGCCATTGCTGGAGCCCTAGCAGGCACTGCCGAAGCGTTGCATTATGCACACCATCATCAAATCGATATGACAACCATGCTTAATGTCATTACGGGTGGTTCAGCAGCTTCATGGCAAGCTGCAAATAACGGTCCAAAAATGATATCAAAGGATTTTGAACCTGGATTTTACCTTAAACACTTCCTCAAGGACTTAAAGTTAGTGATGGATGAAAAAGATGATTTGTATCTTCCTATTGTAGAAAGTGTATGTAAAATCTACCAAACACTTAGCGAACATGGATATGATGAAATGGGAACACAAGCCATTATCGATTACTATATAAATCAATTATCATGA